The genomic segment GAGAGAAACTCGAAATCGTCCGGGCCGGACCGGGCCCGGATCCAGTCGGCCGCGCCCCGGCAGACGGGGCACTCCCCGTCGTAGATGAGGACGACAGGGGGGACACTCCCAGGGGGGACATTCCCAGAGGGGACACCCCCAGAGGGGACATTCCTGGCTTTTATCTTTTCTCGTCTCAGGAGTGTCCCCTCCCAGCCCGTTTCAAGAGTGTCCCCTCCCAGCTCCCTTATTCGGAGGGAACTCCTTTGCATATACCGACAGAACACCTCATCACGGTACGTCGTCATAAGGAATGGCCATTTTCACGGCCTGATATAAGGTACGGTTTCCCCCCGTCCGGTCCCTGCGGTTGATGGTTGATCGCTCTGCGCCGGGACAACGTACCCCGCTTCAGCTTCTCCCGGCGCGCCGGAATCGACTCCCTCCGTCCGTAGTACACATCATCCGGCGTCCCATTGCCAAGCGCTTCGTGATACGGAACCTGGTCCATCCCCGTGGCTTCGCACGCCAAGTCCACGGCCTCGCTGAACGCGTCCGCACCCGGCCGCAAAGAGAGCTATTGCCTGCGGTAATGCAAGGAGGGAGGAGGCATACCTCTATTGCATACGGGCACACCCCGGGCGTGATCCTGTTGTCCCGGATCAAAATTTGCATATTAATAATGATTTAAATCTCTTATTCCGATTATGCGTCTTTATTCGTAGAGTTAGATAACCGATAGATTTTCCTCAGGGAATAGCCATGCCCATTTTAGGAATAGGTTTTCCTTCTTCATCCCCTGGCGTGGGATACGCTATAAACCAAGCGAACGCAGGCAGACAAGTTCCAAGGAGGTGAATCATGCACAAGCGGATGTTTCGGCTGGCGGGTGTTCTGACGGGATCTTTTTTCACCCTTTTCGTTCTTTTCCTTGCGGGATGCGGCGGATCCGGCGGCGGGTCGCTGAGCGTCAGCGGTTCCGGCGGATCGGCCGCTCCGTCAAGTGCGGTGGATATCTCCCTCTCAACGGCGGACGCCGCCGACGTCACGACGTTCGAGACATCCTCGACGGCCACGCCCTTATCGGGAGACTTACTGAGGCCTTCCCATGCCCGGAATTTCTTCAATCACGTTTGGGTCAAGGTCGAGAAGATCGGGTTGATCCCCGTCGAGAGGATACCGAGGGACCAGTGGAACAGGCCGGACAGCGACGGGGAATGCGAGGACGAGGACCGCGACGAAGACCGTTACGACGACGACGGGAAAGGCTACGGGGAAAGTCATCCGGTTCAGGGAGGCCGCGGAATCTTCATTATTACTCTGAACTCCCCGGTCATGATCGACCTTCTGAACCCGCCCGACGGTTACCAGGTTGCAAAATTCATCAATAAGGTCTCCGAAGTGCCCGCGGGCACCTACGGCAAGATCCGTGTCTATTACAGCGAAGTGAAAACCGAGTATACCAACGGGGATTATCTCCTGTTCCACGCGACGGCGAATTATCACTTCGACGTCCATTTCGTGGGGAAAAACCTTGTGATCCCGGTGACGACCGACCCGGAGGACCCGGCGGGCGCCGTCCGGTTGTACAGGCTGGAGATCAAGGTGGTCGGGCTAAAGATCCATCCGGCGGGCCGTAGCGGCAAGTGGTTGCTGCGTCCCCAGGTGTTCGCCCGGGTGAAGGGAGCCCTCCTCTACAGTGTGACCGGGCAGGCCGCGAACGTCGCCCCCGGGACGTTCGACATCGTCGCCGGCAGTGGAACCTTCCCGGCCCGGTACGGCGCGACGACGCTTTGGTCCTTCAGCGACAACGTGTTCTCCGGAGGAAGGCAGGTGGACGTTACCGCCGACCGGGGAACCTTTGCCTTGAGAAACGGCGCCTTTGTCGAAGCGATCGGGAAATTTGTCAAAAAGCCGAGTCTTTACCTGGATGCGAGCGTTCCCGAAGGCGAGGTTTCCGTCATGTTCCCGGTCAAGGTGGCCGACAAGAAGGTCTACCTGGGATGGAACCATCCCGTTGACAACACGTTTACCCTGAGGTTTGCGGGGGACAACGTGGTGGTCCCGAAGCCGGACCGCAACACCGCGATCTATGACAACGCCGTGCAGCCGTACAACCTTCTCACCGAGGGCGCGATCGTGGACAACGCCGTTGTGACGGTGAGAGGATACGCGCGGACGGCCACCGATGGGCTGCCGGGCGGCGTGGACGCGTTCTGGATCTCCGTCGGGCCCTGAGGCGCGCGGGAAGGCCGGCGACCGACGGCCGGCGGGATAGGAAAACGCCCCCGGGGGGGTTCCCCGGGGGCGTTTCGTTGGGAGTGGACTTGCCCTTCGTGAAGAACAACAGGTTGGTCTGGACGCCGGCCCCCGCAGCCGTGAATACCCCACCGGGTAGACTTGCAATGCACCGGAAATCACAATCATCCAGGCATTCCCCCCGCAGACAACCTTGCCCGCTCCTAGTGCACCGTCTTGTAAATAGCTTGATGCACCGAGAGCGTCGATGCGCCGCGCCAGCAAGGCGCGCGACTGAGGCATACCGTTGAGTATGGTGAAGAAGCGCAACGAAGCGGGAGCGGATGCAGCGGCGCTCGAATGCCAAGGGATTTGCGAGACGGTGCACTAGGTTTTCAGCGACTCGTTCAATCCTGTAAGAAGCGCCTCGAGGTCGATCTTGTGGACCTTCGCCCCGTGTTCGAGATCCTCGAACTGGGAAAGCTGGCAGCCCGCGCAGTCGATCCCGAACCTCTCGAACACGGCGACCGTCCGGGGATATTTCCGGAGGACGTCTTCGATCTTCATCTCCTTGCGGATCATGGCGGCCCTCCCCGAGAGGATGCCCCGATTGTATCACGGGGACCGGTCAGGCGAGGTCGAGGAATCGGAGGGGGGGAGCAGCCGGGATC from the Candidatus Deferrimicrobiaceae bacterium genome contains:
- a CDS encoding DUF1858 domain-containing protein gives rise to the protein MIRKEMKIEDVLRKYPRTVAVFERFGIDCAGCQLSQFEDLEHGAKVHKIDLEALLTGLNESLKT